The nucleotide window TATGAAGCAGGATCACCGAGATCATCAGCATGACAACGACGATGATCATAAAGGTCATGAAGGAAACGCTGATCATAGCGATCACGATCACGGGGATCATGGCGGACACTCTCACCGCGAACACCACAAGCAGATGGTGCAAGATTTCAAGTTCCGTTTTTGGTGGGTACTTGTGCTGACCCTGCCCATCCTGGCGCTCTCTCCAATGATCCAACATTTTCTGGGGGTAGAATGGAAATTTTCCGGTGATTCCTGGATTCTCGCTGTACTGTCAAGCGTCGTCTTTTTCTTCGGCGGGTGGCCGTTCCTCAGCGGACTGGTGGATGAACTGAAGAAAAAGCAGCCCGGCATGATGACGCTGATCGGTTTGGCTATCTCCATCGCCTATTTTTACAGCACGGCCGTGGTGTTTGGGTTCGAAGGCGACCTGCTGTACTGGGAACTTTCTACTCTTGTTGGAATTATGTTGTTGGGCCACTGGGTGGAGATGCGCTCGGTATTAAGCGCATCCTCTGCGCTGGAAGAACTGGCGGAACTTTTACCCGGCCAGGCACATCGCGTGAAAGAGGACGGCTCCACAGAAGATGTGCCTGTCGAAGAATTGAAGCAAGGTGACAGAGTACTCATCAAACCGGGTGAGAAAATTCCTGCTGATGGCAACGTAGTGAAAGGAGAATCGAGTGTGAATGAAGCGATGCTCACCGGAGAATCGAAGCCGGTGGACAAGGCCAAAGGCGATGAAGTGATCGGCGGTTCGGTCAATGAAAAAGGTTCGCTAACGATCGAAATTTCCAAGACCGGCGATGACTCCTTTTTGTCCCAGGTTATGAATTTGGTAGAGGAGGCACAGCAAAGTAAATCCCGCACCCAGGATCTGGCGAATCGTGCGGCTTTCTGGCTGACCATTGTGGCCATTTCCGCCGGACTTATTACCTTTGGAGCCTGGGTGTTCTTCACCGGACAAAGTTTTGATTTTGCCATGAATCGCACCGTGGCTGTGATGGTCATTACCTGCCCCCATGCATTAGGCCTCGCTATCCCATTGGTTGTTTCCCGTTCCACCAGTATTGCCGCGACCAATGGATTTCTTATTCGTGATCGTGCCGCCTTTGAGCAGGCCCGAAACTTGGATGCCGTTATCTTCGACAAAACCGGAACGCTGACAGAAGGCACTTTCACTGTTACTGACATTCTCAATTTTGGAAATGATTTCACCGATGATGAGATCCTAAAATATGCTGCTTCGCTGGAAACCAATTCCGAGCACCCGCTGGCGAAGGGGATTCTTGAAAAAGCGGACGAGACTTGGGAACCGGACGAATTTAATTCCATCACCGGAAAAGGAATTGAAGGAACTGTGAATAGGAAGTCGGTAAAAGTGGTAAGTCCTGGTTATATCCGCGAGCATGAATTGAGTTACCGGGAAGAAGAGGTTGAGGAAATATCTTCGCAGGGAAAAACTGTGGTCTTTGTGATCATTGACGATCAACTGGCCGGAGCGATTGCGCTGGGTGATGAGATTCGAGAATCCTCCAAACATGCCATCAATGCCCTGCACGAGATGGGTATCGAATGCATCATGCTCACCGGGGATAACAAGCAGACTGCTGAATATGTTGCCAAAGAACTGGGCATCGATCAGGTGTTTGCTGAAGTGCTACCCGATGAAAAGGCCGATAAGGTAAAAGAAGTACAAAATCAGGGCAAGCTGGTTGCCATGACCGGCGATGGCGTAAATGACGCTCCCGCATTGGCAACGGCTGATGTGGGCATTGCCATTGGAGCTGGCTCGGATGTGGCGGTGGAAACCGGCGATATTGTGCTGGTGAAAGACAATCCCGAAGATGTGACGGCGCTCATCAAACTCTCCAAAGCGACCTACCGAAAAATGGTGCAGAACCTGTGGTGGGCATCGGGCTATAACATTGGAGCAATCCCGCTGGCGGCCGGGGCACTATATACCTTTGGCATTATCTTAAGTCCTGCGTTAGGCGCTATTTTGATGTCTTTGAGTACCGTGATTGTAGCGATTAATGCTCGATTCCTGAAGATGGAAACATAGGATCTGTGTGGTAATCATAGTTTTATCGCCATGAACAAACAAGCAAATACGGAACGAATCGACGAAATTCTTTCAGACTGGTAAGATACCATCGGTTTTGATTTTGCCGGGTATAGGAATCATGTGGTTCGCATGGTTACCTTCTGCTTCATGCTGAACGACTGTCCTTCCGAGCAGCAGCAAAAAATAGAAATTGCCGTCTGTTTTCATGATATCGAGATCTGGACCGAAGAAATCAAAGTAATGATTCTCAGACACCACAAAATCAGAAAAATTGAAGAGTATGATTCGCCGCTAATAGAACTATTTCGGAAAGGAGATGTGGTTGATTTCTCGTTGGGGCTGGTCCGGTTCGGGTTACCAAAAGAGTAAGTTCGAAAAGTGTAACGAACCAATTTTTCAATGAAATTTTCATAAGATGCTGCTCAAAAGAACGGCCAAACAAACGTTGAAGAACCCTCTTAATCCCTTGCCGATGATGAAGTAGTAAAATGATGGCATTGGAATCGTACTGATATTTGCACCAGTTATATTCCCAAATTCCTTCCTGAAGAATTCGTTTTCACCCCTTCTTTATTCCTTACCTTTTTGTACTAATTGCAACATAATTACGTCATAAATAGCATGGGCACTCATGGCAGCGATAAGTCCAGCGTGTTCAAAAAGGTATCCCAACATCATGCTGAGGCTAAACATCATCACGCCAAAAATAATGTGACCGATAGATTTAAATTTAAAGTAGCCGTGGATGCCAATAAAAATAGCGGAAGTTACCCAGTTGCCAAGTAGTGGTTGAATGGCACCGCGAAAAAGCAGTTCTTCACCAGTTCCTGCAAAGGCTGATAGCTGAACACGGTCAAAATTGGTGAGATTCATTTTCGAAATTGCCTCTACGATATAAAAATCATTAAGCACGTCGGCTACCGGCGGACGCTTAATGGTAAATCCGATGATCCCCGCTGCTAAGATACCGGATAGTATCCCAATTAAAAGTTGAAAGCTGGGTGAGTAGCCGTGTTCAAAAGCGGTGAATACGTTTTCATCGTGGATATATTGGAAAATAAGAAAAGCGATTAGAAGGTAGGTTAATGCTGAAAGAATGGAGAGTAGCATTAACTCCTTGCTCGATATTTGTCGAGTATTATTGGTTGTGGACTCTAAGCTGTTTTCTTCGTTTGTCATAAGAGATTCTATGGGCCGCTAATTTCTGTAAAATCATCATTGATGGCGGTAACGATTCCAAAAGTATTAATTTGTAAAACCAATTCGCATAAAAGTTCGAATTATGTAAGTTTTGGAAAGCACTACTGGTTATAGTGTACTCCAAATTATTTTAAATAAACTACTTTTATAATGAAACGATTATTGCTCTTTCCACTACTTTTCTTCTTTGCGTTTTTTCAGAATGCTCAGGCACAGGATTTTACGATTGATCCCCAGATGTATGAAATTATTGATGCGGTAAGTGCTGATCGGTTGGAATCCGATATTCGAACCCTGGCTGATTTTGGGACGCGCCATACGATGTCGGATACTACTTCATCCGATCGTGGCATTGGCGCTGCTCGTAGATGGATTAAACAGGAATTTGAAAAAATTAGCGAAGAGTGCGGCGGTTGCCTTGAGGTTAAATATCAGCGTACCCTTGTGGAGGCTGATCCCGACAGTCGCATTGATGAAGATACGTGGGTGGTAAACGTGTACGCCGTGCTGAAAGGTAATACGCATCCCAATAACTACGTGATTATGAGTGGGGATATAGACAGCCGTGCCTCTGATATTATGGATGAAGAAATTGATGCACCGGGCGCCAATGATAATGCTACTGGAATGGCGGGGGCTATCGAACTCGCACGGGTGCTATCCAATTATGAGTTTGAAAACAGCATTATTTTGGCCGGGCTTTCGGGCGAAGAACAGGGGCTTTATGGCGGAGGTCATATGGCTGAGATGGCCAAAGAAGAAGGATGGAACATCATCGGCGTTCTCAATAATGATATGATCGGAAATATTGAGGGCGTTGATGGGGTAATTGATAATCGTGAATTTCGCATCTTCTCAGAGCCTTATTCTTCTCAGGCCTCTGAGCGTGATCTACAGATGAAGCGTTTTTACGGTGGAGAAAATGATGGCATTTCGCGACAGTTAGCACGCTATATTTACGAAACCACTGAGCTTTATATGCCACAGATGGATCCGATGCTGATTTATCGTTTGGATCGTTTTGGCCGTGGCGGGCATCATCGCCCATTTAACGAAGCCGGATTTGCCGGTGTTCGAATTATGGAGGCCCATGAAAATTATACGCAGCAGCATCAGGATATCCGCACCGAAGATGGTATTGAATATGGGGACGTAATTGAGCACGTTAATTTCGAATATGCCAAGAAATTAACAGCTGTGAATGCGCTTGCTATGGCCTCATTAGCCAAAGCTCCACCTGCGCCCAAAAATGTTGAAATTGGCGGCGCAGTTCAGCCGTCAACGACGTTGCGTTGGGAAAAACCTGATAGTGACCTCATTAAGGGGTATAAAATTTATTGGCGGCCAACATCTGAATCTCTTTGGGAAAGTCAGCGATATGTAGGAAATGTGAGTGAATTTACACTCGAAAATATTGTCATTGA belongs to Fodinibius sp. Rm-B-1B1-1 and includes:
- a CDS encoding M28 family metallopeptidase, which encodes MKRLLLFPLLFFFAFFQNAQAQDFTIDPQMYEIIDAVSADRLESDIRTLADFGTRHTMSDTTSSDRGIGAARRWIKQEFEKISEECGGCLEVKYQRTLVEADPDSRIDEDTWVVNVYAVLKGNTHPNNYVIMSGDIDSRASDIMDEEIDAPGANDNATGMAGAIELARVLSNYEFENSIILAGLSGEEQGLYGGGHMAEMAKEEGWNIIGVLNNDMIGNIEGVDGVIDNREFRIFSEPYSSQASERDLQMKRFYGGENDGISRQLARYIYETTELYMPQMDPMLIYRLDRFGRGGHHRPFNEAGFAGVRIMEAHENYTQQHQDIRTEDGIEYGDVIEHVNFEYAKKLTAVNALAMASLAKAPPAPKNVEIGGAVQPSTTLRWEKPDSDLIKGYKIYWRPTSESLWESQRYVGNVSEFTLENIVIDNYLFGVSAVGKNGHESVVSYPSGLIRD
- a CDS encoding CPBP family intramembrane glutamic endopeptidase, which gives rise to MTNEENSLESTTNNTRQISSKELMLLSILSALTYLLIAFLIFQYIHDENVFTAFEHGYSPSFQLLIGILSGILAAGIIGFTIKRPPVADVLNDFYIVEAISKMNLTNFDRVQLSAFAGTGEELLFRGAIQPLLGNWVTSAIFIGIHGYFKFKSIGHIIFGVMMFSLSMMLGYLFEHAGLIAAMSAHAIYDVIMLQLVQKGKE
- a CDS encoding heavy metal translocating P-type ATPase; the protein is MKQDHRDHQHDNDDDHKGHEGNADHSDHDHGDHGGHSHREHHKQMVQDFKFRFWWVLVLTLPILALSPMIQHFLGVEWKFSGDSWILAVLSSVVFFFGGWPFLSGLVDELKKKQPGMMTLIGLAISIAYFYSTAVVFGFEGDLLYWELSTLVGIMLLGHWVEMRSVLSASSALEELAELLPGQAHRVKEDGSTEDVPVEELKQGDRVLIKPGEKIPADGNVVKGESSVNEAMLTGESKPVDKAKGDEVIGGSVNEKGSLTIEISKTGDDSFLSQVMNLVEEAQQSKSRTQDLANRAAFWLTIVAISAGLITFGAWVFFTGQSFDFAMNRTVAVMVITCPHALGLAIPLVVSRSTSIAATNGFLIRDRAAFEQARNLDAVIFDKTGTLTEGTFTVTDILNFGNDFTDDEILKYAASLETNSEHPLAKGILEKADETWEPDEFNSITGKGIEGTVNRKSVKVVSPGYIREHELSYREEEVEEISSQGKTVVFVIIDDQLAGAIALGDEIRESSKHAINALHEMGIECIMLTGDNKQTAEYVAKELGIDQVFAEVLPDEKADKVKEVQNQGKLVAMTGDGVNDAPALATADVGIAIGAGSDVAVETGDIVLVKDNPEDVTALIKLSKATYRKMVQNLWWASGYNIGAIPLAAGALYTFGIILSPALGAILMSLSTVIVAINARFLKMET